In the Hordeum vulgare subsp. vulgare chromosome 7H, MorexV3_pseudomolecules_assembly, whole genome shotgun sequence genome, one interval contains:
- the LOC123409681 gene encoding uncharacterized protein LOC123409681: MGCGFSSTGASGGGGGLRPFAGVRVIHTNGYVEDFPAGEGGAPVTVARATASSCASSSCRYVLCSSAHLLQPGRALFRPDDALQPGTVYFLLPHSIFQAESSAVDLACLMNRLTALARKGGGPAPSAVDALFSGDAQHRPDAAEGQAAKPPRPAGKSCGAASAAPWRPRLDRIDESMGRSSMRSASTLSNRSSQD, from the coding sequence ATGGGGTGCGGCTTCTCGTCGACGGGGGCGTCGGGGGGCGGGGGCGGGCTGCGGCCGTTCGCGGGGGTGCGGGTGATCCACACCAACGGGTACGTGGAGGACTTCCCGGCCGGCGAGGGCGGGGCGCCGGTCACCGTGGCGcgcgccacggcctcctcctgcGCGTCGTCGTCGTGCCGGTACGTGCTGTGCTCGTCGGCGCACCTGCTGCAGCCGGGCCGCGCGCTGTTCCGGCCGGACGACGCGCTGCAGCCGGGCACCGTCTACTTCCTGCTCCCGCACTCCATCTTCCAGGCCGAGTCCTCCGCCGTCGACCTCGCCTGCCTCATGAACCGCCTCACCGCGCTCGCGCGCAAGGGCGGCGGCCCGGCGCCCAGCGCCGTCGACGCGCTCTTCTCCGGCGACGCCCAGCACCGCCCCGACGCCGCCGAGGGCCAGGCCGCCAAGCCGCCCCGTCCCGCCGGCAAGAGCTGCGGCGCCGCGTCCGCGGCGCCGTGGCGGCCGCGGCTCGACCGGATCGACGAGTCCATGGGCCGCTCGTCCATGCGGAGCGCCTCCACCCTCAGCAACCGCAGCAGCCAGGACTAG